A genomic stretch from Juglans microcarpa x Juglans regia isolate MS1-56 chromosome 3S, Jm3101_v1.0, whole genome shotgun sequence includes:
- the LOC121257813 gene encoding protein indeterminate-domain 5, chloroplastic-like produces MWVLVSPIQMLLRGEGSFSLKMAASSSSVLPVVGIREEDQNQMMQQISSAPNSSIPPAPKKKRNQPGTPYPDAEVIALSPKTLMATNRFICEVCNKGFQREQNLQLHRRGHNLPWKLKQKTTKELPKRKVYLCPEPTCVHHDPLRALGDLTGIKKHYSRKHGEKKWKCEKCSKRYAVQSDWKAHSKTCGTREYRCDCGTLFSRRDSFITHRAFCDALARETSRHPPSLSTTMGSHLYGRNNMGISLSQVGSQFSSIQDQNSQTSEILFDGARQSQFHHILPTGIGSSFRSPQPLHSSAFFVQESTLNYEPENPSQQGFSPNKSLHGLMQFSNFQNSTSTNPPTANNLFNLNFLSSSSASSGSNIVNTNNINLSSSGLLMPNHFDNDVGTCRGNEGSSIFSGNVTADHQITTGPAFLHGSSIRSKNDNLPMSATSLLQKAAQMGSTSSKNSASPLRTFGSSASRSTKSDMAPLVPGSLNSMFGGNGNHVQDLMNSFNATGNSIFGSGSGGLPRFDGYHANMSNLENMDERQNLHQNPTRSVGASDSLTRDFLGVGQIVRSMSGISQREQQIQHQQQHGMDPSSSYSDRNTAPSSQSFGGGGGYP; encoded by the exons ATGTGGGTTTTGGTTTCTCCAATCCAGATGCTTTTGCGAGGAGAAGGGAGCTTTTCTTTGAAGATGGCTGCTTCGTCTTCGTCGGTACTGCCAGTCGTTGGAATTAGAGAAGAGGATCAGAACCAGATGATGCAACAGATTTCCTCCGCACCGAATTCATCCATACCTCCAGctccaaagaaaaagagaaaccaACCAGGAACACCAT ATCCAGATGCGGAGGTAATCGCACTATCTCCCAAGACCCTAATGGCAACAAACAGATTCATATGTGAGGTATGCAACAAAGGGTTCCAAAGGGAGCAAAACCTACAGCTCCACAGAAGAGGACACAACCTGCCTTGGAAGCTAAAGCAGAAGACTACAAAAGAATTACCAAAAAGAAAGGTCTATCTGTGCCCCGAGCCCACATGCGTCCACCACGACCCTTTGAGGGCTCTCGGCGACCTCACTGGCATCAAAAAGCACTACTCTCGAAAGCACGGCGAGAAGAAATGGAAGTGCGAGAAGTGCTCCAAGAGATATGCCGTGCAGTCTGATTGGAAGGCCCATTCCAAAACCTGTGGCACTAGAGAATACAGATGTGACTGCGGCACCCTCTTCTCTAG GCGGGACAGTTTTATAACTCACAGGGCATTTTGTGATGCATTGGCTCGAGAAACTTCAAGACACCCTCCCAGCTTGAGCACTACCATGGGCAGTCACTTATATGGAAGAAACAACATGGGAATAAGCTTATCTCAAGTGGGTTCTCAATTTTCCTCCATACAAGACCAGAATAGCCAAACGAGTGAAATATTATTTGACGGTGCCAGACAAAGTCAATTCCATCATATCCTTCCCACGGGAATTGGTTCCTCGTTCAGATCACCACAACCCTTGCACTCTTCTGCTTTTTTCGTGCAGGAATCGACCCTAAACTATGAGCCGGAGAACCCATCTCAGCAAGGGTTTTCACCAAACAAATCCTTGCATGGACTAATGCAATTCTCTAACTTTCAAAACAGCACAAGTACCAACCCTCCAACTGCGAACAATCTCTTCAACCTCAACTTCCTCTCCAGCAGCAGTGCTAGCAGCGGCAGCAATATTGTGAACACTAACAACATCAATCTTTCATCTTCAGGTTTGCTAATGCCCAATCATTTCGACAATGATGTTGGTACCTGTAGGGGTAATGAAGGGTCGAGTATCTTCTCGGGAAACGTAACGGCTGATCATCAAATCACGACAGGCCCGGCTTTTCTCCATGGCTCATCGATTCGAAGCAAAAATGACAACCTGCCTATGTCTGCAACTTCACTGCTCCAAAAGGCTGCTCAAATGGGTTCAACATCAAGCAAGAATAGTGCCTCACCGCTAAGAACGTTCGGAAGTTCTGCCTCAAGAAGCACCAAATCTGATATGGCGCCGCTTGTACCCGGCAGCTTAAACAGTATGTTTGGCGGAAATGGGAACCATGTCCAAGACCTAATGAATTCCTTTAATGCTACTGGAAATTCCATTTTCGGAAGTGGGTCAGGAGGGCTCCCTAGATTTGATGGATACCATGCAAACATGAGCAATTTAGAAAACATGGACGAACGTCAGAATCTACATCAAAATCCCACAAGGAGCGTTGGAGCGTCTGATAGTTTAACCAGAGACTTTCTTGGGGTCGGACAGATAGTGAGAAGCATGAGCGGGATTTCGCAGAGAGAACAGCAAATACAGCACCAGCAACAACATGGCATGGATCCGAGCTCCTCGTACTCGGACAGGAATACTGCGCCCTCAAGCCAATCTTTTGGAGGTGGAGGGGGCTATCCGTGA